The nucleotide window TGAGTTGGCGGACGACCGACCCCTCCTTGGCTACCAGGACCACATCGTCCACGCCTGCACCGTAGCCGGGGTCAATGGCCAGCATGTCCAGTTCGCCGTCCAGGTCCCCGAGGGTATCGATGGGATGGACAATGAGAAGCGTTCCC belongs to Rhodothermales bacterium and includes:
- a CDS encoding EutN/CcmL family microcompartment protein encodes the protein MQLCRVTGTIVSTRKHEAFRLGTLLIVHPIDTLGDLDGELDMLAIDPGYGAGVDDVVLVAKEGSVVRQLMKGGDIPANVIILGIIDGWSAEA